The Kitasatospora sp. NBC_00374 genome has a segment encoding these proteins:
- a CDS encoding DinB family protein yields MKPNDPKGDLHRYLKAAREAVVWKLDGLSDYDSRRPLTPTGTNLLGLVKHLASVELGYFGPTFGRPHNESLPWHEEEAEPNSDMWARADESREDILGLYHRAWAHADATIEELPLDAMGHVAWWGENGDVTLQRIMLHMTAETNRHAGHADIVRELIDGRTGMRETNSNMDGGDEAWYREYWTRLEASAKEAQAKYDKTPDGY; encoded by the coding sequence ATGAAGCCCAATGATCCCAAAGGCGATCTGCACCGCTACCTCAAGGCGGCCCGCGAAGCCGTCGTCTGGAAGCTGGACGGACTGTCCGATTACGACAGCCGCCGCCCCCTGACGCCGACCGGCACCAACCTCCTCGGCCTCGTCAAGCACCTCGCCAGCGTCGAACTCGGGTACTTCGGCCCGACCTTCGGCCGCCCACACAACGAATCCCTCCCCTGGCACGAGGAGGAGGCCGAGCCCAACTCGGACATGTGGGCACGCGCCGACGAGTCGCGCGAGGACATCCTCGGCCTCTACCACCGCGCCTGGGCACACGCGGACGCGACGATCGAGGAGCTGCCGCTCGATGCGATGGGCCACGTCGCGTGGTGGGGCGAGAACGGCGACGTGACGCTTCAGCGGATCATGCTGCACATGACTGCCGAGACGAACCGTCACGCCGGCCACGCCGACATCGTCCGCGAGCTGATCGACGGCAGAACCGGCATGCGGGAGACCAACAGCAACATGGACGGCGGCGACGAGGCCTGGTACCGGGAGTACTGGACCAGGCTGGAGGCGTCCGCCAAGGAGGCCCAGGCCAAGTACGACAAGACCCCGGACGGCTACTGA